The following is a genomic window from Adhaeribacter radiodurans.
TGTAACTACCTTCTTTGGTCCATTCACTTTCCTGAATAATACCGTGGTACATATCTACAATGTATAACAAGCCATCCGGCCCGGTTGCCGTATTTACCGGCCGGAAATTCATATCGGAGGAGGCGATAAATTCTTTTTGGTTGTAAGCGTTTTGCAAAGATATTTTTCCGTTCTGGTTAATAACTTTGGCCCGGCGAATTAAACGACCTACGGGTTCAGGGGTAAAAAAATCTCCTTGTAATTCAGCCGGAAGCCGGTCGCCCCGGAATATAGATTGTCCGCCACTTGAAGTAAAATGATTTAAAGAATTGTCGTCGGGCCGCATTCGTTTAAGGCCACCCTGGGCATCTAGCGTACCAATAATGGGCCAGGTAGCTAAAAAAGCTTCGTTGTACTGATCTTTTAAATCTAAACGGCCATAAGCCGGGTTTTGCTGGAAAGATACCGCCGGCCGTTCCGCTCCTCCCGCAGAGAAAAATAGTCGGCCATAACTATCGTGCGTTACTCCCCATTGCCCGCCCGGGTCTTCAATTAAAGAATCAGCTTCTATCAGGCCATTTTTATAACGAAAGCGAATACGGTCGCGGGAAACGTAGATGTAATTATCTAAATTCCAGATTAAACCACTTTTCTGGTGTTCTAAATTGCGGGTATCTACTAAATTATTTTCGTATACCCGCTTTTTCTCGTCGGCTATCCCATCGCCATTAGTATCGCGGTAACTCCATAAATGATTGGTGTTGGTTTCGTTTACAATCAAGCGGTCATCTAAAGGCAAAATCATGCGGGGTAATACCAGATTATCAACATAAACGGAAACCTTATCCATTTTACCATCAGCATTGGTATCTTCCAATAACTTTATCCGGCTTACAGGTTTATATTTATCGGTGCCGTACACGTCTAACATGTAGGTATTCATTTCGGCTACAAACAGGCGTCCGTTCCCGTCCCAGGCAATAGCTACCGGTTCTTGTACCATGGGTTCAGAAGCTACTAACTCCAAGTGGTAACCGGGCGGTAACTGCACTTTTTGCATACTTTCTTCCGGCGATAAGGGTACAGCCGGGGGATCTTTATCTACTACCTGGCGCGGCGTTGAATTAATTTGAGATACAGGGCTGGGAGTTTTACAGGTAATTACCAACGATAATAAAACCGCACTTACCAACCAGGATTTTCTTTTCATTATATATAGAATTGAATTATAAAGATTTGTAACTTAGGCCGAAAGTATTACAAAGGTGATTATAAGCCCTCTTTTTACTAGCTACAAAGTATTAAATATAAAAAAGCTTTTTCGATTCTGGATAAATTTTTAGTAAATATCAGGGTACTGGTACAGGAGTTTGTTTTCCTGTCAAAAGAGAAGGTAAGTAAGAAGGAGTACCATTAATTAATTTTTTGAAATTAATTTTAAAAGCCATGCAACTCCTTTACTTTTTTTCGGCTCTAGTACTTTAAAATCCATAAACTATAAACATTCTTAATTTCTTCAATCCCCCAAATTAAATTTACTATGAAAAAAAAGTTTAACCCGTTTGCCGGTCTTTGTTTGGCCTTATTGGTTTTAGTTAGTGCTTGTAATAACAGCGATGATGATGATCCTTCGCCGGGCGGAGGCGGCAGCCAGGATTGCGTGATAACTGAAATGAAGGAAGGAAATAATACTACAACCTTTACTTATACCAACGATCAACTTTCAAAGGCTAGTTTTGATAGTGCCGGTACCGCTAACGATAACTACTTTACTTTTGAACGCAATCAGGCCGGACAAATAACCAAAGCCAATCAGTTTGATGGTAGTAACGCCACCACTGGTTATATTGCTTATGAGTACACCACCGATGGTTTAGTAAGTAAAGCAAATTACTTTACGGTGCAAGGCAGCAGTACTACTCCCATTAATGCTTTATCTATTACTTCGGAGTATACAAATAAAGTATTGAGTAAAACCACTACTTATTTCAATTTAGCCACTCTTGGTATTCCCATTCAGGCAACCATTCCGGTAAGTTATACCAGCTATACTTCTTCGAATGGCAATATTACTAAAACCATGAATTATTCTCTTGATCCGTTATTTATTCAAGAACTTTTACAGGATTTTGATCCAACTTCCATTCCAACAACAGCCGAGTTTATGAATAATATGGTGCTGGATGGCAGTACGGAATACCAGTTTGATGATAAAAAGAATCCGGCGCAGCCGCTTGGTTTCCTATTCCAGGATGCTTCTACGGTTTCCACCAACAACATTACCGTTAAGGTGGATAAAGATGATACGGGAGCTACTACCAATACTACCAACAATGTTTATGAATATAATAGCGATGGGTATCCTACTAAAGTTACATCTACCGAAACCGGTAATGCCGCCGAAGTAACTACTTTATCCTATAAGTGCGACTAATTTCCCAATAATTAATCGATCCGGAACAAGAAAGCCCACGTAGTATGTGGGCTTTTTTATTTAATTACCTTACAGAAATAATTTTTGGACTGAAGGTGGAGATTATTTAGCTATGTCTTTAATGGAAAGAGGTTCAATCCCACACAAGTCTAACATCTAAAATCTAATAATTAATATACTTGGGTCTATTTACTTAAATCCAATTATTTAAACCATATGCCACATAATTATCTCCGGATTTACATCGTCGTTAGCTCCCGCCACAAGCAATAACTACCAATTGTTTTTTATTAACATAGTAAGTAAACTGAGAAGCATAACCTGCCACTAAGCTCTTTAACATTGTATAAATAGTAATTAGAACAAGGGTACAGCGACAAAGTAAAGTAAGGGGTATTTGGGCAATGCTGTTACAAGGGTCACGTGTAGGGTTAAATTACATTTATTAACCTGATTATTGGGTGTCAGAATCTTACCAAGTCACTTTTTTAGTTAGACTATTTACTAAAAAAGAATGGGTCAGCAGGAAAGGTAAACACCTCACTCCTACCGACCCGATTCCAAAGTTTGCTATTTTTAGATTTTACTTCAGATCTTTTGTATTTTACTTTTTAGCTGCATAAACGGTATGTTCTTTATTGCCGCCCGACATTAAATAGGCCAATAAATCTTTCAACTCTTCTTCGTTTAAGCGGTTAATCATACCGGGCATCATAATCGAAACATTAGAAATTTTAGTTTGGGCAACCTCACTTTTCGGAATATCACGCAATGTTTCAGGGGCAAATGGGTTCTGAGAAATCGAGTATTTATCTGCATCTTCTTTAACCAAACGACCTACCACGGAACTACCATCTTTTAAAACAAACACAGTAGAAGCATACTGATCGGAAACGTATTTATTCGGATCAATTATAGATTCCAACATATCGTTCACCGAAAAACGAGTACCTAATTGCGTCAAATCTGGACCAATAGCCCCGCCTTCGCCGCGCATGCTGTGGCAAGAACTGCACAGACTGGCCGCAAACATAGCTTTACCTTGCTCAAAATTCCGGTTTTCTAATTTACCTTCTACGGCAGCAACGGCATCCGGTAATTTCCAGTTTCTACCCGGGCCTTTTGGTTGTACGGCAGTAGCCGCTATATCTAAACCAGAGGTAGTTAACATCTCGCTACCGGATAATTTATTGTAATAGTCAAATTTATCTTTAGGTACGTTCTGCAAAGCCATTTTACGGGCCTTATCTAAAAAGCCAACAAAACTTCTACCGCCTGCATAATTTTTAAAAGCATTCGTGTACCAGGAGAAGTATTTTTCTCGCAAAGGAGTTGACCAGCCTGCTTTAGCCATACTTAAAGCAGTGGCGTAATAGGTTTGCTGAGCCGGTGGAATTTTAGCTAACATGTTGGCAATATCTAAGCCGTACTGCGGATTACGCAAAATTAAGTCGGAAGACTCCGTAAATGTTTTTTGACTTGAGTTATCATCTTTCGCTTGTTCGTAGAGATCCAAGGTTTTGGCTACTACTGTTGGCGAATCTATGTAAACCAAAATTTTACTCAAAAGGCGGTTAAGTTCATTGTTTTGCGCCGGATAGTTGGCATTTAAATAAGAATTTAGACGGGCATTCATTGCTCCTTCCGTCTTGCCCATCCGCGATAAAGTTAACTCAATAGTACGTAATAAATCTACTTTCTGAGATTCTGAGAGAGCACTATAATTAACTTTAGTCAGGTTAGTTAAAATGGTGTTCTTTAAAGATTTATCACCAAAATGAGCCAAAGCAATACTGGCTTGAGTAAGAGCAACTGGGTCGGTCTCCTTCAAGGCTTTATTTTGCCATTCGGCTAATGGTTGATGTTCTACGGCAATACGGGCAGCGTAGCGAATGAACCGATCGTTGTGCTTTAAATTAGGCCAAGCCAAAGCAATTGCACCGGCTTTTGGTTCGCCATGGTATTCTTCTAATTGTTTTCTAAGCTGGTTTAATGGGCTGGAGGCAGCAGATTGAGTTGTATTTGCCGTAGTAACTGCATCATTACCTGTATAGTAAACCCGGTATAAATCAGAATCCAGACGACGCCCACCAGTCATAAAATAAAGAGAACCATCCGGGCCAATAGTACCATCCGTTAAAGGTAAAGGAGAACCCGAAATAAATTCTTCGGCAGTGGCGGAATATGAGGCCCCTTGCGGCTGTAAATGCACCGCGTAAATAATCCCAAAGCTCCAATCAAAGGCAAATAAAGTTTGACGATATTTTTCCGGGAATTTAGCACCACCAGAATAGATAAGATTAGTAGGCGAACCCTGTCCAATATTTAATACCGGAGGTAAATTATCGGGGTAAGTAGGCGACCATTTGCTATTACCAGTGCGCCAGCCAAATTCGGCACCGCTGGTTACGTGGCAAATACGGGTAGGACGGTACCAGGGCATTCCAAAATCCCATTCCATATCAGAGTCATAACCAAAAAGATCACCCGCGTCGTTAAAAGCAATATCATACGTGTTTCGGAAACCGGCGGCAATTAATTCCCAATTAGTTCCTTCTGGATTTACTTTGGCAATCCAACCACCAGGTGCCATCCGGTCGTTGGCATGACCCCGGGGATCTTTAATTAACGGGAATAAATTATCTTCCTGCCAAACTTTTGGCAATCGGTAAGCATTCATTTCGGGTACATCCGTGTGATTACCCGCCACTACATATAACGATTTTCCGTCGGGAGAGAGTTTAATGCTGTGCGGGCCGTGCTCGCCTTCACCTTTTAAATTTTTAAGCAAAGTTATTTTTTCGAACTGATCGTCGCCGTCTAAATCTTGTAAACGATACAAACCGCTGCCTTTTTCGAAATTCTGGTCGCTGTTATGGTTAATCATTACATACAAGCTGTTAAATGCGTATAGCAAACCTTGTGCGTAACCCATTCCTACTTTTGGCTTGGTCGTATCGGCATTTACCGAATTATCAATACCCACATTTAAGCGCTCTACTTTCGGTCTGCCACCGGTGCCCATTGCCGGTAATTCCAGGCGATATAAAAAGCCGTATTGATCCGAAGTAATTAACCGGCCTTTGTTATCGAAGGCCATTGCCACCCAGGAACCTTGCTTATTCTCCGATGGACTGTATAAATGTTCGGCCTGAAAACCAGTGGGCAATTTTAACTTTTCGACCTTCGGGCTGGTAACTTGTACGGCTTTCGTTTCCGTGGTGGCCGATGCCTGCGCTTTGTTATCGGCTTCTTTGGTGTTACGACAAGAGGTACCCACCATAAAAGAGACAGAGAGCGTGAGCAACAATTTAATTCCGGATGTACTTTTGTTCATATGACTGATTTTGAAAAACAGTTTAGTTTGTTTTTAAAGTTAAATAGTTTAGTAAAATAAAGTAAGATAAACGATTGTAATTTAGGTATTTAATATTAAGCTTTTAAATATTAATGATAGTGATATATTACCTAGTTAAAAGTTATTACCAATTAATAAATTTACTTAATTAATTAGGTAAAATAGCCTTATATCCCTATTCTTTTTACCTTGTAAATAAGCATTTAGGGTAAATTTTTTATTTGCTTTCCCAAGTTTGTTAACTCTTTTAAAGGATTATCTAATGTAGCTAAACTGATAAATTTACCCATCCTGCACTATCCTGTAACAGGTATTTTTAATTTTGAAGGCTAATAATATTGTCCTAAGCAAGTTGAAAACTTGTTTCACTTGCTGAATACCGTAGATATTGGAATATTCTTTGAAGAAGAATATTGAAGGAACTGAATTAAGAAAAAGGAATTATGGTGAAGGATGCTTGAAGGGTAATTCTACAATCAATTTCCTTTATTCTAAAATATTTACTTTTTATTTTTTTAGCTTTTAGTTCTGCCACAAGATACCGCAGGACGGGCTTAGATATGCTATAACTTACCTTTAAACAAAGCAAGATTAAAGGATTTTTGCCGTTTTATGGTAGGAAACAAAAGAGTAATATAAGCTGGTGATAAGATAATTTTAAATTTATGATGCAACGGGTGGCGTTTAAAATGAAATTAAAACCTGGTTTTAGAGCGGAATACCAAAAACGCCACGAAGCCATTTGGCCGGAATTAAAGCAACTTCTCCAATCAGCCGGCATCAGCGACTATTCCATCTTTTTGGATGAAGAAACGGATACTTTGTACGCCGTACAAAAATTAAGTGGGCAATCGTCGCAGGATCTTGGTAGCACTGCTATTGTGCAAAAATGGTGGGCCTACATGGCCGATATTATGGATACCAACCCTG
Proteins encoded in this region:
- a CDS encoding c-type cytochrome, with translation MNKSTSGIKLLLTLSVSFMVGTSCRNTKEADNKAQASATTETKAVQVTSPKVEKLKLPTGFQAEHLYSPSENKQGSWVAMAFDNKGRLITSDQYGFLYRLELPAMGTGGRPKVERLNVGIDNSVNADTTKPKVGMGYAQGLLYAFNSLYVMINHNSDQNFEKGSGLYRLQDLDGDDQFEKITLLKNLKGEGEHGPHSIKLSPDGKSLYVVAGNHTDVPEMNAYRLPKVWQEDNLFPLIKDPRGHANDRMAPGGWIAKVNPEGTNWELIAAGFRNTYDIAFNDAGDLFGYDSDMEWDFGMPWYRPTRICHVTSGAEFGWRTGNSKWSPTYPDNLPPVLNIGQGSPTNLIYSGGAKFPEKYRQTLFAFDWSFGIIYAVHLQPQGASYSATAEEFISGSPLPLTDGTIGPDGSLYFMTGGRRLDSDLYRVYYTGNDAVTTANTTQSAASSPLNQLRKQLEEYHGEPKAGAIALAWPNLKHNDRFIRYAARIAVEHQPLAEWQNKALKETDPVALTQASIALAHFGDKSLKNTILTNLTKVNYSALSESQKVDLLRTIELTLSRMGKTEGAMNARLNSYLNANYPAQNNELNRLLSKILVYIDSPTVVAKTLDLYEQAKDDNSSQKTFTESSDLILRNPQYGLDIANMLAKIPPAQQTYYATALSMAKAGWSTPLREKYFSWYTNAFKNYAGGRSFVGFLDKARKMALQNVPKDKFDYYNKLSGSEMLTTSGLDIAATAVQPKGPGRNWKLPDAVAAVEGKLENRNFEQGKAMFAASLCSSCHSMRGEGGAIGPDLTQLGTRFSVNDMLESIIDPNKYVSDQYASTVFVLKDGSSVVGRLVKEDADKYSISQNPFAPETLRDIPKSEVAQTKISNVSIMMPGMINRLNEEELKDLLAYLMSGGNKEHTVYAAKK
- the rhaM gene encoding L-rhamnose mutarotase, whose amino-acid sequence is MMQRVAFKMKLKPGFRAEYQKRHEAIWPELKQLLQSAGISDYSIFLDEETDTLYAVQKLSGQSSQDLGSTAIVQKWWAYMADIMDTNPDNSPVSVPLKEVFYLP
- a CDS encoding DUF7133 domain-containing protein; its protein translation is MKRKSWLVSAVLLSLVITCKTPSPVSQINSTPRQVVDKDPPAVPLSPEESMQKVQLPPGYHLELVASEPMVQEPVAIAWDGNGRLFVAEMNTYMLDVYGTDKYKPVSRIKLLEDTNADGKMDKVSVYVDNLVLPRMILPLDDRLIVNETNTNHLWSYRDTNGDGIADEKKRVYENNLVDTRNLEHQKSGLIWNLDNYIYVSRDRIRFRYKNGLIEADSLIEDPGGQWGVTHDSYGRLFFSAGGAERPAVSFQQNPAYGRLDLKDQYNEAFLATWPIIGTLDAQGGLKRMRPDDNSLNHFTSSGGQSIFRGDRLPAELQGDFFTPEPVGRLIRRAKVINQNGKISLQNAYNQKEFIASSDMNFRPVNTATGPDGLLYIVDMYHGIIQESEWTKEGSYIRPQILARGLDKNNGRGRIYRVVHDDFKPDPVKPQLLNASTAALVSYLSHPNGWWRDNAQKLLVIRGDKSVVPALKELALKKPSFWKKIFSRPNKTEHLTKIHALWTLDGLEAIDENTLFEAFKDENAQVRKTALWISEKFLKQNSTEMLQQLQNLKNDPDPEVKIQIALSMRALPNNTGNALVQELITQNPTIPLLAESETSRQKTVESIARRKEEFRKLTPLDRALLTKGAVIFQQVCAACHGQDGKGIALGSNDMVAPPLSRSKRINGDKAAIIRILLNGLSGPVEGKTYPDVMPAMGHNDDEWIAAVLSYVRNDMYNKAPIIRPEEVKEIRTQTTSREKYWTLDELQASAK